One genomic segment of Xyrauchen texanus isolate HMW12.3.18 chromosome 5, RBS_HiC_50CHRs, whole genome shotgun sequence includes these proteins:
- the LOC127644394 gene encoding zinc finger and BTB domain-containing protein 5-like: protein MDFPGHFEQIFQHLNYQRLHGQLCDCVIMVGSRHFKAHRAVLSACSTHFRALFTAAEGDASTRMIHLDSEVVTAEAFAALMDMMYTSTLMLGESNVMDVLLAASHLHLNAVVKACKHYLTTRTLPMSPLADRGSQHHSEQQQVSTAANSHLQRSFLLQQLGLSLVSSALGGAEDGGTGTGRRTGSACGSVLVDQRGYHPTRRLLKRKQPLSLNTPERVRQRHSSQVEGIVGDGEGRERGEELLSPDSHSKMAEEIVTGVIPGHDGGLLMQDDYQKGLNHEDMQLPSQSDGGRGAGAGQTLLLPHKEEYSDGIKIKSGGEEEEQQHMQVLVKSEPLSSPEDETSDVTSQAEGSDQVETVGEKLELSPEGSERSFSEPQPSSELLIKGSKGLGAGRVREGRGEELSCSDALESSSRLHISSFLSPKSFAGRVASSNLATSVDNVPNTTTGEFQTDHDPAQFFLPADSVNTASSSSLHLLPGESQVCSDLLLQPLHDGVASSSSLVTSRTGAVDQLALEFQRNILGLQTFPRSTRGSAGGCNSYRRIAPKVPSGGASMHTDVSQQQETASSSSSSMLLNEVNFEGSVSVCQTGGNSNLNLLPQLTRASADVLSKCKKALSEHNVLVVEGARKYACKICCKTFLTLTDCKKHIRVHTGERPYACLKCGKRFSQSSHLYKHSKTTCLRWQNSEMSNALL from the exons ATGGATTTCCCAGGGCACTTTGAACAGATCTTCCAGCACCTGAACTACCAGAGGCTGCATGGACAGCTGTGTGACTGCGTGATCATGGTGGGCAGCCGTCACTTTAAGGCCCACCGTGCTGTGCTATCCGCCTGCAGCACACATTTCCGAGCCCTGTTTACTGCCGCAGAGGGAGACGCCAGTACGAGAATGATCCACCTGGACTCTGAGGTGGTGACGGCTGAAGCGTTTGCTGCTCTCATGGACATGATGTACACATCTACACTGATGCTAGGGGAGAGTAATGTGATGGATGTGTTGTTGGCCGCTTCCCACCTGCATCTAAACGCTGTCGTGAAAGCCTGTAAACACTATCTAACAACTCGCACTCTGCCCATGTCTCCTCTAGCAGATCGCGGCAGCCAGCATCACTCTGAGCAGCAACAAGTATCAACAGCCGCTAACTCTCACCTCCAACGCTCATTTCTGCTACAGCAGCTCGGCCTGAGCCTGGTCAGCTCTGCTTTAGGTGGGGCTGAAGATGGGGGCACGGGGACCGGGAGGAGAACAGGTTCAGCATGCGGTAGCGTGTTAGTGGATCAGCGTGGTTATCACCCGACACGGCGTTTGCTGAAGCGCAAACAGCCCTTGTCTCTGAACACCCCTGAGCGGGTGAGGCAGCGCCACTCTTCGCAGGTAGAGGGGATCGTGGGGGATGGAGAAGGCAGAGAGCGTGGAGAGGAGCTTCTGTCACCAGACTCCCACAGTAAAATGGCTGAGGAGATCGTCACTGGGGTCATTCCAGGACATGATGGAGGTTTACTAATGCAAGATGACTACCAAAAGGGATTGAACCATGAAGACATGCAGCTTCCCAGCCAATCAGATGGGGGAAGGGGAGCTGGAGCAGGACAAACTTTGCTGTTGCCACATAAAGAAGAGTACAGCGATGGGATAAAGATTAAGAGTGGAGGTGAGGAAGAGGAGCAGCAGCACATGCAGGTCCTGGTGAAGAGTGAACCACTGAGTTCGCCCGAGGATGAGACCAGCGATGTTACCTCCCAGGCAGAAGGGAGTGACCAG GTGGAAACAGTTGGAGAAAAGCTGGAGCTGAGTCCAGAGGGCAGTGAGCGCAGTTTCTCTGAACCACAGCCCAGCTCTGAACTGCTGATTAAAGGAAGCAAGGGATTAGGAGCAGGAAGAGTGAGAGAAGGAAGAGGAGAGGAGCTCTCCTGCAGTGATGCTTTGGAGTCCTCCTCCAGATTGCATATCTCCAGTTTCCTGAGCCCAAAGAGCTTTGCTGGCAGAGTGGCATCATCTAACCTCGCCACAAGTGTTGACAACGTTCCCAACACTACAACTGGCGAGTTTCAAACTGATCACGATCCTGCTCAATTTTTCCTTCCAGCTGATTCTGTCAACACTGCATCTTCCTCCTCGCTCCACCTTCTCCCAGGGGAGTCACAGGTCTGCTCCGACCTGCTTCTGCAGCCACTGCATGATGGTGTAGCATCATCATCTTCATTGGTGACATCTCGCACCGGTGCTGTAGACCAGCTAGCGCTGGAGTTCCAGCGCAACATTTTGGGGTTGCAGACATTTCCTCGTTCAACAAGGGGTAGTGCAGGAGGGTGCAACTCATACCGACGCATTGCTCCTAAAGTCCCGTCGGGCGGTGCTTCAATGCACACAGATGTTTCCCAGCAACAAGAAACTGCCTCCTCGTCCTCTTCCTCAATGCTTCTAAATGAGGTAAACTTTGAGGGCTCTGTTTCTGTATGTCAAACCGGTGGCAACTCCAACTTGAACCTGCTCCCCCAGTTGACTAGAGCCTCTGCAGATGTTCTGTCGAAGTGTAAGAAGGCACTTTCGGAGCACAACGTGCTAGTGGTGGAAGGTGCCAGGAAGTATGCCTGCAAGATCTGCTGTAAGACTTTTCTCACTCTGACTGACTGCAAGAAACACATCAGAGTTCATACGGGAGAGCGACCATATGCCTGTCTGAAATGTGGCAAGCGTTTTAGTCAGTCCAGTCACTTGTACAAGCACTCGAAAACAACCTGCCTACGATGGCAGAACAGTGAAATGTCTAATGCCTTGCTCTGA